CTAAAATTGGCATATGTGTTGATCATTGGCTCCTGCACCACATGGTTCACAATATTGTTGATGGTAGAAAAAAAACTGAAACTCCAAATAGACACTTTTCTTGAACTTTACAGATTTATCTCTAATCCTAAAAATGTTCAGTAAAGAACTAAGTTTTCTTTTACAAGATTTGAAATGTTGTTGCACATAACCACTAATTCATTGAGCTTAGCTTTTATGATAAACATAGCAGTTACTAATGCTACTTCTGTGAATAACAAGATAATTTCATATTGACAAACATTAAAAGAATTAGGACACAAATAACTATTTGCAGTTTTGACATTTCTAGATAggttatattttgtttgaagtATGATAATCAAATTAGAGAGGGATCTTGTGAATGTCTTTATGTAAGCCTAGTCGACATCTACTATTGTGAACTCTGGaaagaaatataagaaattgataaaaacaaaacagatCATTGAACAGTTTTAATCTCAAATGGTCCTTCCTTTGTTACAAATCTTCCAAATCTCTGAATGAATTCTTTCACCCTTCTTCAAACCCTCTAACCAACAAATTATCTTCTCTAACAGTTTCTAACTAATATTCACTTTATTTTAGCTCCTTGCAACACCAACCAGTTGAAATTCAACCATGATCATAAGGTTGAAGTTCTGAAATTCAATCCCAGTTTTTCCTATTACCTTTCTCGGTTGGGAGAGCTGAAAAACACCATCAATGTGGATGTGTTTTAGGATGAGGTCCTGGATGGTAAGTGCCTCAATTTGCTTGAGGACCAACCAAATAGAGATCCTGTCCTATTTTTAAACAGTGATTTGTTTGCTGACCCCAGTTGGTAGATTTGTAATGTCTCACCTCCCTTTTGACAAGGTTGGTCTTGTCTAATTAGGTCAAGAAAATGAGCCATCATAGAGGAAATCATGAAATAAGAACTTTAACACTACCAAAAAGCTTAGCTTATAGTTATACAAGGAAACTTTTGGTTAGTATTTGACTAGTCTAACCTGTTCAAATATGTCAATACACGAAATAAAACAGCAAGTAAATCAGCTACTATGCAGATCTGTTCAAGtaaatattgtagagaaattaTAAGGGAATAGATAAGAAGGAAATAAATCAGGGATTTAGCTAACCCTGTTGTCAGTTGCTAAGAAAATTCCCTCCCATTTCCTAAACTTCTAACAATAGCAAATTTAGTTTTGGGTGGTATCTACTTGATAGTGCAATCCTATTTGGTTTCTTTTGCATAATCACAATCCAATACCCAGTCATTAATAGGATGCACTTGACAAGCCTCTAATGATAACCACTTGTCTTTTCAGAAGTAgacatgaaaaataaacaaaaaacagaATTAGTAATATGCTAGGAGGAAGAGGGAGGCTGCTATCATAACATGTTGGGAAAGTGAGTTAAGTCATATGATCTTTGGTCAATCATGATTAAAAAATGACCAATTTAAGTTGTTATAGATAATTGACTTTCAAAAAAAGACAATACATACAGGAAAAGGAAATAGATGACTTACTGAtttacatacaaaaaaaaaaagaaaaacatgatctTACCGGACTACTCATTCCAACATGTGACTCGTATATTCTAAGTGATTTTGGTCTCTTTGGCTGTGGATGTTTGAATACATATTTTTcctgtaaatattaaaaagaaaaacttaatgcAGAAGTGCATGGTAAAAGAATTAAACATAACTGAAATTAttgttatcaacaaatatttttatttgatatactAACTAAACTATCTTCAACATTATCCTGCATTCTGCCACCTATtctctatttatattttttaataattaaaaagagaaattacTTACATCATTCCTCCTAATGTAAGAAAAAATTGCAATGACTTAAAAATACTACAAAACTGCCGACATCGTTGTGGTAGATCATGTCAAGCTAAAGATACAAATCCAAACTCATAACAAATGTAAGGTAAAAGAAATATCTAGATTTGTCATTTCTGTCTAAGTGTAAACTAACATGTAAGATATCTAGAAGCTTACCTCTTCTGGGGGATCATAGTATATTCCGCTATATGGAATTTCACCAGGAGCCTGTACAGAAAACTTGATCCAAGCAGGAATCGAGTCCTTGACTCCAGAGGGAGTATCCATGCGGATCTACAAATATGATTGAGATATTTAGCTAGCTCTTACACTTCACAGAGAGAATACTAAGAGACTTAATTCAAGACATCTAGAAATTGTTTACATGTATGATTATCCAAGTAAAAAGGTTCTCTAGCAAAAAAAGAATCCGCAAGTTTGAAAATTATAGAGGAGAACTTTTTAGACATCCCATGTCACTTGTTAGTGAGTTGTGATAAAACCAAGAGCATTCTTCTTCATACTTCTGACAAATTTTATCTCCTTTCAGAGTGTAGCTcttcttaaaaagaaaagcaCTAATTGAAAAATTGTTTAAGTACCAAATATGAGGAACCAGAACATACATTTGAAAAAATACTCATTAGTTATGATATAAAATTCCCTGCCTATATGAATACTCaaacaactaaaatataagttatttattagataaagaaataaaattaaagacaatCAAATGAAGACTATCTAGATCCATCAAATTGTTTAGGAAAAAATTTACCTTGACCCGAGAACCATGAGGAATTGGTGGTGAACCATCCACATTGTTTGGCAAAAAAAATCTCCCAAACACCAAACTCATTCTGTAAAGTAAAAATTACAACATTTAAAGGTTGCTAATAGCAAATACAATTGTCAACTAAGTTCAAATAACACTATCTACAACCAGGGGGAAAGAAGGTTAGATTCTAGGTCAAACAGAGGAAAGAATACAAAGTTGAGACCGCAAGACGTTCAACTTCTTATTTACAAACAAGGgcttattaatgaaataaaaaaaaaagtacattaaAGTTCACATGTATGAACTTTGAAGACCAATGAAAGATAACATACCCGAGTCATTACATCAGCATTTGAATTCCAATTGTTGAAGTCTCCAATTAATGCTGCTGACTGAAAAGCAATCAATACCATCCATAATGTTTTGGAGAGGAAATTAAAAGACAGCTATATATTGTGTCTTCAAGTAGAGACACACTACACATACAACATCCAATTGTTAGCAGATGTCAGATGGCAATGACTGACAAAACAACCATGCTGGCACCACCTTTTGATAACATTGATCCAAAATGGATTTTCTCCAAACTTAATAAGAAAATACAGAATCATTTCGAATGGAAAGAGTCAGACGCTGcttaaatcataaattaatGGTAGATTATTAATTAGGTCTTTCCAATTTAACCAAATAACTGCATTTTCACCTTCAGGTAGCTAGTGCTTATCATTACACTGACAATCAGTTACCACAAGTAGATTCTGTTCAAATTTAACCACATTATGAACGAGAAAGTCTCAGAGCATAATTCAATCAAGCAATATAGAGAAGTCCAACAAGTCCTAAATTAACTCTAACATATatgaacatgtttttttttttaattcttacatATTCAAGTAGGCTAACAGTCAATGCAATACGTGTGATCGAGTGCAATGAAGAACTACTATAACACTCTTACCAAATGCATAATTAAGCagagatatattaaaatttaacttcaaaGAGACTCTACCAAAGATGCAAACGTGCTCCAAAATAGTAATCGTACACATCAGATCAAACACTTTAGATGCCTCTAGGAGTAtttatatctttcttttatttttttaactttcataCTAATACAGATACGAATACCACAGTCATtacataattacataaataatcatataaacaaTGAATGACactgaaaaataatttcaaccAAAAAAACAAGAAGCATTGCTAATACCAATAATTGACTAGAAACATACCTTAGCTCCAGGTGCCCACTCTCTGTAAGTAACCCCTGTTGCACTGCAAACAAAAGCTTATAGTCATTAAGGACCACATTGATCAACTAGTCAGGGTGTAGAAATATGGGCATAATTTCCCTTTTTATGTACATTTATTGTTGCACCATTAAGATCTGTACTACGACAATCATTACTTAGTCTGGGTGTAATTCAGTAGTGTATTTCTATGATTTGTTGGCTGTGGTGGGAGGTCTGTATGGTAAGGACATTGTGTGTCGGTTTATTGTAATATCATTGACTTAATACTGTATCAGGTCTTGGTTTACCTTGTATGACTTATTTAAGTATATAAGTGTCCTTTTTTGCTTAGCAAAAAAAACCACCATTACTTAGTGTAAGAAATTTCACACTAAAGGTGTGATTCACTGAGTCTATTACTTTCTCTCTCCTCTCACCGCCACAATCTCTGTTTTGAAGATCTTAAGTATGATCCTCACCATGCAATTCTTGTTTGCCATTTCAATCTAGCCCCTTCCCAGATGTTGGCCTCTTACAATTTCCAGttactaatatttattattagttggACTTTCAACTTCAAACCATTTTTTAAGCTTATTTCCAACCACAATATCTTAAAGAACATgacatattaataattttttaataataaactatTACTATATTCGaaaccaataataaaataataaattatcaattagGCAACggtaaaaaagtttttaaaaaaattattaaaaaaatattttcctatcTTAAAACAAGATAATCAAACAGCACTTGATGTCCTCTTACTATatcaattcaatatatatatatatatatatatatatatatatatatatatatatatatatatatatatatatattatttcgtGTACTTCAATCAGAAGCTTCTTGTTTTACATGATATTAATCAATCTTTGAGTTCAACTGATAATATAAATTTCAGTGACGTGATAttcttaagaaaattatatcaGCAGCTTAGTTGGAGCTTTTGAAATAAAACAGGAGGGCATCAAAGAATTACAAAATTGGATGTAGACAGAAACTTTAATTTGTGTCTGAACGGGATTGGTGTACTTGGTTAGGACTAGTTTCAGTTTCAGCGACCACATGAAAACGAATTAGAACATAACTTGTGAGAGACGGTTTGGAAGGAGACGTCAAAATAACAAGATTTCTTGCATATTCTGTTTCGAATATGAAAGATGCACTAGAATAAATATGATAGCTGCTAAATCATAACTCACACAGCCGCAGCGAAAGCCTTATTGAGACCCATTTGGTCGTATTGTGATCctaggaaaagaaaaaatacaaagaagCTTCTAttctatcagaaatttgaaaaagaatgtTTGTCTTGATTGTCCCTCTGATCAGTACCTGTAATGAGCAGGCTTGTATGGACCCTCAACAGGGACACTGATGTAATCGGCCTGATCTTTGGTGAGCTTGGTGAGCTTAGCTCCTAGCTGGCCAAGGTGGAGGGCAGCAACTTTCTCATCAAGCTGTTTGGGCAAAACATAAACCTTGTTTTCGTACTTGCCAGTACCCTTCTCCTTCCACAGCTCAAGCTGAGCGATGACCTGGTTCGTGAAGGAACAAGACATCACAAAGCTGGGGTGGCCCGTCGCACACCCCAAGTTCATCAGACGACCCTCGGCCAACACAATGATGCCTGTCTTCGTCTCGGGGAAAACCCATCTGTCGGTTTGAGGCTTAATACTGATGCGCTTCACACCAGGGTAGTTCTCAAGCCCCATCATGTCGATTTCATTGTCGAAGTGCCCAATGTTGCACACGATCGCgttgttcttcattttcttcatgtGGCTCACCATGATGATGTCCTTGTTCCCGGTGGTGGTCACGAAGATGTCCGCTTCAGAGACAACCTCCTCCAGGGTGAGAACCTGAAGACCCTCCATCATAGCCTGAAGAGCACAGATGGGATCGATCTCCGTCACAATCACACGAGCCCCGGCCTGCTTCATGGCAGCGGCGCAACCCTTCCCAACATCTCCATAACCACAAACAACGGCAACCTTACCGGCGATCATCACGTCAGTGGATCGCATAAGTCCATCGGGGAGGGAGTGACGGCAACCATACAGGTTATCGAACTGCGATCCCACAACACAAGGCCACACAACACAACGTAAAAACTCGTAATATGTGAAAAAGAGGAGGAAATGAGCGACGAATAGATACCTTGCTCTTGGTGACAGAGTCATTGACATTGATGGCTGGGAACAAGAGGGTGCCGTTGGCCTGCATCTGGTAGAGCCTCTTGACACCGGTGGTGGTTTCTTCGGAGACGCCCACCAGTCTGTCCTTCATCTTGTGGTACTTCTTGGGATCGGTCTTCAAGCCCTCCTTGATGATGGTGAGCACGATCTGGAACTCGGCGTTGTCAGAGGAGGAGGGGTCCGGAAACTGTCCCGTCTTCTCGTAGGCCTGCTCCGCCTTTACACCTTCGTGAATGAGGAGAGTGGTGTCACCGCCGTCGTCGACGATGAGATCGGGGCCACCGTCGGGGCCCCAATCGAGGGCGCGCTCGGTGCACCACCAGTATTCCTGGAGGGTCTCGCCCTTCCAGGCGAAGACGGCGGCGCTGTCGCGGGCGATGGCAGCGGCAGCGTGGTCCTGGGTGGAGAAGATGTTGCAGGAGCACCAGCGAACCTCAGCGCCGAGGGCAGTGAGGGTCTCGATGAGGACGGCGGTTTGGATGGTCATGTGGAGGGAGCCAGTGATCCTGGTTCCTTTGAAGGGCTGAGAGGGTCCGTATTCCTTGCGGCAGGAGATGAGACCCGGCATTTCAACCTCCGCCAGCTCAATCTCCAATCTTCCGAAGTCGGCGAGGCTCATGTCCTTAACCTTGTACTCCCTCCCACTGCTTGTTTTCTCCACCAGCAACGCCATTATCGATTAACGATGTTGTTCCTCTTGTTCTTGGAACGATGTTGTTCCTCTTGTTCTTGGATCGatgttcttcctcttcctccccTTCCATTTAAATACACTCCTCTTCACCAAGCCCATTCCTTTCCTTCCGGATCAATCCCTCACCTACTTTTCCTATTATTACACTCTCTCCTTCCAACCTCCGATCTTCACTGCGTTCTTCATGTCCCTCACTTTCACATTCCCAATTTAACTATGatatcatttcattttattatttttcatattaatcatatacattttaaacaatttaatctTTATCGTCGCTTggtaattttcaatttcattaatCACATAAAATATAAGCTAATTTTGAATTCCAAGTGATAGCGCGGTCTGGGACTAAATGTGAAGGAAGCAGCGCAGACAGAAGCGCGAATAATGACGATGAATGAGCGTGGGGTTGGTAAAAGAAGGAAATGACCATGCCACCCTCACCAACCCTCTTTGGACAATCTCTAAGTAAGTTAAGCCTTTATTAGCATAAGCATTGTGATTAGTAGTTATGATGATGGTGTGGATATATTTTGGTTAAGAAACATAGAGTTATGAAGGTGCTAATATGATTCAATGTTCAACCTAACCTAATACTAATCATAGTGGGTCTCAACCTTCACACCaaacttttcttctttaaacATGTACAATATTAGTTGTAAAGAGATCCATGGATGGAAAAAGCATACCTAGCTCTGAAAAAGACAACCtctgtgttattttttttttttgttagttggGAGTATCATTGGGttcaaataaataagaatgatgAACAGTGTGGCATGCACAtgcaaatttattattatagcTCTTTTCAAgagggaaagaagaaaaattgaaaagttcATATTTCTTTTCCTATTCATTGGATCAGgaaattatcataaaattgaAAAGCCATTCCTCATATTAATTTGGTCCCAATTGGGATTCAGAACTGTCGGTTGGACCAACAGGGATACTATATggcttcaataataattttGCTTCGATCAAATGTGTAcacagaaaaattaattatcagaATAATTTGACCGTGATAGCTACaagaatttatttaattatttatggcTTAGCTaacaatttactttttatattaaaatttatatttttttttgtttttatgttttttacttaattaatttataatacttgttaaattaaataatttaatgttaacatcatttaaaaaatatcatatattagCACCCGACTGATTGGGTTCCAGTGGCAGTGCACTGAAGTCGACAGTGGTGTTTAGGACTAAAGGTGTAGCCATAGTAGTTGTTGGAGAGTAcgagaaagaagaataaaaaatagacaaaaaaattaattaaataaaaaaaactaatacatTAACACATTACATTTCTTAAACGTAGGTTGTAACGTCCCAAATATAtacatcatgcatatataataaggacgtcatcatgcataatacaggaaagcagtcaagagtaattaaggattacagtcatccttaaTAAATAGTGCGGAATTGACAATACGATTATTGGAATCTCCCATGGAAATTAcggaaaatttaaaacttaaattacacCAAATGTAATTAATCGAGTTCACGAAATAAAAACTAGTAACTCTACGCTGCAGCACTGCCGTCTCCTTCAAGAGCTGCTCCCAAAGTTTCCTCTCcaccatctgctcccatccaagtggatgatcatcgccaaagaaacatacccaaacagcacacaacacaaaacaatgcaagggtgagctagatataaaagcatgttatacatacaGCACAGTTAATTCATGCAATCATTTATATTTCACACACTCCCATGACATGTAAACATTCATCCAAACATGTTaaactgacatcacaagacttgttacttgaTACCCTGACTCGTTGCTTTATAGatcgactcgtccggactagaatgattaccgagctatggcgggtcttgcactcgtagTGGTtttatggaacttgagcactaccgctctggcactaccgcctggtgaaactttgggcactcccgcccggccacaatcacgaggttaatccgttatcactcaccttgggtcatgtggaagcacccaagactaggacctcctgctactcctcaccacatggttcaatcctctctatatgagaagaaagaccattggagcttcaggatgacccccaaaactgagctaccatgtaatcattctatacaaccccccaaaacaccaccatgtatcttctccttgaagatcatggaattacgtccatgaatcatattgttactttgaaacttaaccacaattatgaatattcagataccaccatattatcacaacaaatccaacatatttcatacattcacatattttcaaataaatcacgTCACAGACAATATTCCAAccattggtacacataattcaacccAAGAGCAAAGGAACTTGGAATCCaacttatttgtaaaatactatttggacgagcactattcaccacccaggacgaacgctattaagtGAACACCACGGACGAACGCTAATTGccaaatggacgaacgctaataaCCAATCaataggccgaacgctatttggacGGACGATATCAAACCCTATACTATCAGGCCGAACGCTACTTACTaacaggccgaacgctatttcactGATCACACCATTAGGTCGAACGCTGGGATTgatacttaggacgaacgctatttcaccgAAAGCactttaagaacgaacgctaagattgatacttaggacgaacgctatttcaccgAAAGCactttaagaacgaacgctaagattgatacttaggccgaacgctggGATCGagtacttaggccgaacgctattttatcGAACAccatattggacgaacgctaaatcCGAATCCTAAAAAACGAACGCTACAATTTCTAGtacactaagaccgaacgttcatgaTCCAACCTTACGAATATCAATTTACAACCGAACGTTCCAGATCTAAATTAAGGATTCTGAATTTAAAACCGAACGCACACtaatacatcaaaaccgaacgttcaagattaaATCTTAAGAATACTACTTAAGAACGAACACTGAAATAGAgaacttagaccgaacgctgaGATCTAGTACTTGGGCCGAACGCTATGAGATTAAACGCTACAGGGTCGAACACCATATGGACGAACGTTTAAGATTGGAAATCgaattaagaccgaacgctcacaatcagaTTGaaaccaagaccgaacgctcaaaatgaGAATTTAAACTACAACCGAATGCTCAacagaacaagaccgaacgctgacTATTTAcacatacagaaacaaaatctactaagaccgaaccctaatatcattaaaactcaacaaggacgaacgctaactaACTCCtacaaaccgaacgctcaaacggaacactttggacgaacgcttaagcCGAAcacttctttggacgaacgttcagcaaCAGGCCGAAGACGAACGCTGAACACTCGGACGAACGCGCAAACCGAGctacgaggacgaacgttcagaacaaaaaccgaacgttctgaATTTGGTGCGAACGTTCagaaaaataccgaacgttcataATTTGGCCGACCCCTAAATGGTCGAACCCCATTTTTGGACGAACgtgtttctgcagaattctgcagaatcacatctggttttccagaaacccagtAACTCCAATTTCATCTCTAAATCCTcatatttgcatcaaatacaatctattacaacaattaaacaaaagatctagctccccttacctcttgaagatctCCTTGAATCACTTCCAACTCCCAAaatttctcctcttcttctcttccagaacttccagcaactcttcaaCTCTTCCAAATGCACCGCCAAAGTCTCCTTGCAGCTTCAACAGCAGCTCACCTCACCTTTCTCTCAGTTTTGCAGCAAGGAATCCCCTTCCCAAAACTGAATCCCGACCCTACTCTTTATTCTCCCAGTTGCCTCCCCTTCTCtccccttcttcttctctttcctttcttgtttttctttcttttgtttttaaggGGAAGCAACGTTTGCTGTCCCTTGTGGCAGCGCTCGTTGCTTCCTCCCttgtcttctattttttttttttttttttttttttttttttaaacgatTCTTTACATaggtcaattttaaaaaaataaatgacccaattaaataaatattgagatttaattgaataaagaattataaataaaaaaattataaaatctaaatatatattaaattattaactaaacatttatttaatttttcttagatgtgacaatttaaatataaagcttttaaaaaatattttatcttcaaaattaacaaaaattatctCCAGTGTGCATTGAGGTAAAACACAAGACATTTATAAATTGAGATGAAAATGGTATAAAAAAATGTGGGAGACCAGATACATAAggttataaaattttgttaagagaaaaaaaatataactaagtcaaattaaatactttgactttattttataacatgATGGAAAAATAGTACCAGGTCtgatataaattattgaagTGAATCACGTTAGGgctattaattaatataaacggacctaaaattaaaaagtaaataacatGTAGCAACACGAAGTACAGCAACAGTGGCGTAAAAACTCAGCTTCATAAGAATTAAGATTCTCacaagatttttaaaatttaaaaactgtgTTCATCCGTAAGATGATATGTATCTAActttcaaattattttgttttttttaagtgcattatataataaagacgttaacatccaaatatagagaacagtcggagtatgacgtgtaattaaaatgtgataaattacagtcatccaaataaaaaaaagagtaataatttaaacttaaacaattgaaaggattaaacactacaagtgtttaatcaagaaattctaagaagaTTACTCCGCAATATCAACAACCTCCAGCTattgctccaagggaaactccacgacaacatctgctcccatccaagtggatggtCATCGCCAACGAAACacacccaaacagcacataacaaaacaatgcaagggtgagctagatataaaaacatgttatacagatagaacagttaaattcaatattatcatacttagattcgtataaaagaacaattagagcatattcattaaaccataattccatccactcatacaacatgcaaaagtcatccaaacatggtaaattgacatctacaatacttgttactttataccccgacttgttactttataaaccgactcgtccggactagaatgtatgtagagctggggcgggttgtgcacttgtgatggtccctactgctttgcaaagccattgccgaggggtttcacccgaccatacacaaggttagtccgttaccgcggaatagacctccagtgatagcgtctaccctgggacctccctctactcccaccacacgcgtcaatcctctctaagtgagaatgaaagaccgttggagtgtagggataaccccccatatggaagcctcttacattcattctATACAATAa
This sequence is a window from Vigna angularis cultivar LongXiaoDou No.4 chromosome 2, ASM1680809v1, whole genome shotgun sequence. Protein-coding genes within it:
- the LOC108326765 gene encoding adenosylhomocysteinase, whose protein sequence is MALLVEKTSSGREYKVKDMSLADFGRLEIELAEVEMPGLISCRKEYGPSQPFKGTRITGSLHMTIQTAVLIETLTALGAEVRWCSCNIFSTQDHAAAAIARDSAAVFAWKGETLQEYWWCTERALDWGPDGGPDLIVDDGGDTTLLIHEGVKAEQAYEKTGQFPDPSSSDNAEFQIVLTIIKEGLKTDPKKYHKMKDRLVGVSEETTTGVKRLYQMQANGTLLFPAINVNDSVTKSKFDNLYGCRHSLPDGLMRSTDVMIAGKVAVVCGYGDVGKGCAAAMKQAGARVIVTEIDPICALQAMMEGLQVLTLEEVVSEADIFVTTTGNKDIIMVSHMKKMKNNAIVCNIGHFDNEIDMMGLENYPGVKRISIKPQTDRWVFPETKTGIIVLAEGRLMNLGCATGHPSFVMSCSFTNQVIAQLELWKEKGTGKYENKVYVLPKQLDEKVAALHLGQLGAKLTKLTKDQADYISVPVEGPYKPAHYRY